Proteins encoded together in one Deltaproteobacteria bacterium window:
- the rpmI gene encoding 50S ribosomal protein L35 encodes MPKIKTNRGAAKRFKATARGKISRSKAYASHNLTSKTSKRKRALRKSGLVRQSDRQAIRRLLPYL; translated from the coding sequence ATGCCGAAAATAAAAACAAACCGTGGTGCAGCAAAAAGATTCAAGGCCACGGCCCGGGGAAAGATCAGCCGGTCCAAGGCTTACGCCAGTCACAATCTTACCTCAAAAACATCCAAGCGTAAGAGGGCCTTGCGAAAGAGCGGCCTAGTTCGCCAGAGCGACAGGCAGGCCATCAGGAGGCTTCTGCCTTATCTTTAA
- the infC gene encoding translation initiation factor IF-3 has protein sequence MGKKVNINKAIKAEKVRLIDPDGKQAGIMPTSEAVAAAEEVGLDLVEVAPDSDPPVCRIMDYGKYKYQQSKKLQESKKKATVILVKEVKIRPKTEEHDYQFKLRNIRKFLGQKNKTKISLMFRGREIVHANLARGLLERIVQDVSDIGVVEQMPKLEGRNMTMMLTPK, from the coding sequence ATGGGGAAGAAGGTCAACATCAACAAGGCCATTAAGGCGGAGAAGGTGCGGCTTATAGATCCGGATGGCAAGCAAGCCGGTATTATGCCGACCTCGGAGGCCGTGGCCGCGGCTGAAGAAGTCGGGCTGGACCTGGTTGAAGTGGCCCCGGACTCGGACCCGCCGGTCTGTCGGATCATGGATTATGGAAAGTATAAGTATCAGCAAAGCAAGAAACTCCAGGAATCTAAAAAGAAGGCGACCGTCATCCTCGTCAAGGAAGTCAAGATCCGGCCCAAGACCGAGGAGCATGATTATCAGTTCAAGCTCCGCAATATCAGGAAATTCTTGGGGCAGAAGAACAAGACAAAAATTTCCCTTATGTTTCGCGGGCGTGAGATCGTCCATGCCAACTTGGCTCGAGGGTTACTGGAACGGATTGTTCAGGATGTGTCTGACATTGGGGTGGTAGAGCAGATGCCTAAGCTGGAAGGGCGGAACATGACCATGATGCTGACCCCGAAGTAG
- the thrS gene encoding threonine--tRNA ligase, translating into MEDVKLKLANAEEVTAPAGTTVKEFFDSVGVGQDAVAARLDGRLVDLTTPLQGDGELAPVRRTEAEALEILRHSTSHIMAQAVRQLFPGVKVAIGPAIENGFYYDFDYDSTFTPEDLPRIEARMGEIMAQGPAFVRREITRAEAIKLFEELGEPYKVEILQEISDDTVSLYEVGDFMDLCRGPHLASADKIPAFKLRGVSGAYWRGDEHGQRLQRIYGTAFFSRKELKQHLQLLEEARKRDHRRLGRDLDLFSIHEEAGAGLVIWHPRGALLRTLIEDFEQTEHLRRGYQIVIGPQILKTDLWQASGHFDNYREHMYFTEVDGVSYGIKPMNCLAHMLIYKSRLRSYRDLPLRYFELGTVFRHEKSGVLHGLIRVRQFTQDDAHILCTPEQLNHEIKGVIEFVIDIMGVFGFEFESEISTRPQKSIGTDEDWELATQALEKAMTDLGQDYEINAGEGAFYGPKIDVNLKDALGRRWQCATIQCDLTLPERFDLTFVGPDGEKHRPVMIHRTILGSIERFIGVLIEHYAGAFPVWLAPVQAIVLTVTDRGDEYARQVCDKLKSEGLRVEPDLRNEKLGLKIREAQLMKIPYMLVIGDREVARGGVSPRTRAGEDLKFMTVEEFLARVRPEAQPPTFQ; encoded by the coding sequence ATGGAAGACGTTAAACTCAAACTCGCAAACGCTGAAGAAGTCACTGCGCCCGCAGGCACAACCGTGAAGGAATTTTTTGACTCCGTCGGCGTGGGTCAGGATGCGGTCGCCGCTCGCCTTGACGGGCGATTGGTTGATTTAACCACCCCGTTACAGGGCGATGGAGAGCTCGCACCCGTGAGGCGGACTGAGGCTGAGGCCCTGGAAATACTCAGGCACTCGACCTCTCATATCATGGCCCAGGCCGTGCGCCAGCTTTTCCCGGGCGTTAAAGTCGCCATCGGACCGGCCATTGAAAACGGCTTCTATTATGATTTTGATTACGATTCGACCTTTACCCCTGAGGATCTTCCCCGGATTGAGGCCCGCATGGGAGAGATTATGGCCCAGGGGCCGGCCTTCGTTCGGCGGGAAATAACCCGGGCCGAGGCGATTAAGCTGTTTGAGGAGCTCGGGGAGCCTTACAAGGTGGAAATCCTTCAAGAGATAAGTGATGACACGGTTTCGCTTTATGAGGTCGGTGATTTTATGGACCTCTGCCGCGGGCCTCATCTGGCCTCCGCGGATAAAATCCCCGCTTTCAAACTCCGCGGGGTTTCGGGGGCTTACTGGCGCGGAGATGAACACGGGCAAAGGCTCCAGCGGATTTATGGCACCGCCTTCTTCTCCAGAAAGGAACTCAAACAGCACCTTCAGCTTTTGGAAGAAGCCAGAAAACGGGACCACCGCCGTCTGGGCCGGGACCTGGACCTGTTTTCCATCCACGAGGAAGCCGGCGCCGGACTGGTGATCTGGCATCCACGCGGCGCTTTACTGAGAACATTGATCGAGGATTTCGAGCAGACCGAACACCTCAGGCGGGGATATCAGATCGTAATCGGCCCTCAAATTCTCAAGACGGACCTGTGGCAGGCCTCCGGGCATTTTGACAATTACCGTGAACACATGTATTTCACCGAAGTGGACGGGGTCAGTTATGGAATCAAGCCCATGAACTGCCTCGCCCACATGCTTATTTATAAATCCAGGTTGAGGAGTTACCGCGATCTGCCGCTCAGGTATTTCGAGTTGGGCACCGTGTTCCGTCATGAGAAGTCAGGGGTGCTCCACGGCTTGATTCGCGTGCGGCAGTTCACGCAGGATGACGCCCATATCCTCTGCACCCCGGAGCAGCTCAATCATGAAATCAAAGGGGTCATCGAATTCGTGATTGACATCATGGGCGTCTTCGGTTTTGAGTTCGAGTCCGAGATCAGCACCCGGCCGCAAAAGAGCATTGGAACTGATGAGGACTGGGAGCTGGCCACTCAGGCCCTGGAGAAGGCCATGACGGATTTGGGCCAGGACTACGAGATCAATGCTGGGGAAGGGGCCTTTTACGGACCCAAGATTGACGTGAACCTGAAGGACGCCCTGGGCCGGCGATGGCAGTGCGCCACGATTCAGTGCGATTTAACCCTGCCCGAACGTTTCGACTTGACCTTTGTGGGTCCTGACGGGGAAAAACACCGACCGGTCATGATCCACCGCACCATCCTCGGCTCGATCGAACGGTTCATCGGGGTCTTGATCGAACATTACGCCGGCGCCTTTCCGGTCTGGCTGGCCCCGGTGCAGGCTATCGTCCTGACGGTAACAGACCGTGGGGACGAGTATGCCAGGCAGGTTTGTGATAAATTAAAGAGCGAAGGCCTGCGCGTCGAACCAGACCTTCGGAATGAGAAACTGGGCCTCAAGATTCGAGAAGCCCAGCTCATGAAGATTCCCTATATGCTGGTCATAGGCGACCGGGAGGTCGCGCGCGGCGGGGTCTCGCCGCGGACCAGGGCCGGGGAAGACCTCAAATTCATGACCGTGGAGGAATTTCTGGCCCGGGTGCGGCCCGAAGCTCAGCCGCCGACCTTTCAATAA
- the miaA gene encoding tRNA (adenosine(37)-N6)-dimethylallyltransferase MiaA, with product MTPSVAHRPKLVALAGPTGVGKTELALDLAARFGAEIVSADSMQVYRYLDIGTAKPDPDQRSKAPHHLIDLVNPDQDFDVAAYLKLARPLIAKLDLSQTPVLVVGGTGFYLRSLLRGLFKGPGQDPDIRARLTEEARSKGLERLHARLAGLDPTSAARIHPHDLFRIIRALEVFELTGRPISSFQAEHGLAEEPYEYFLFGLTLPRQELYARIETRTREMFASGLIQEVEGLLARGYSTQLKPLQAIGYRQVVQYLTGKIDRTEAEAEVIKQTKRYAKRQLTWLRSQPRLTWLSSGLTDALHKALAGFWAR from the coding sequence GTGACCCCTTCCGTGGCTCATCGTCCCAAGTTGGTGGCCTTGGCAGGGCCAACCGGTGTGGGCAAAACAGAGCTGGCCCTGGATTTGGCCGCGAGGTTTGGCGCGGAGATCGTCAGCGCCGACTCCATGCAGGTTTATCGGTATTTGGACATCGGTACGGCCAAGCCTGACCCTGATCAGCGGTCAAAGGCGCCTCATCATCTGATTGACCTGGTTAATCCGGACCAGGATTTTGACGTAGCCGCCTACCTTAAACTGGCGCGCCCTCTGATCGCTAAGCTAGACCTTTCCCAAACCCCCGTGCTGGTCGTGGGCGGAACAGGCTTTTATCTGCGCAGCCTGCTCAGGGGACTTTTCAAGGGACCGGGACAGGACCCGGACATCCGGGCGCGGTTGACAGAAGAAGCCCGGTCAAAAGGTCTGGAGCGGCTTCATGCGCGACTGGCCGGACTAGACCCGACGTCCGCAGCCAGAATCCATCCCCATGATCTTTTTCGCATCATTAGGGCCTTGGAAGTCTTTGAACTAACCGGCCGGCCTATTTCCAGCTTCCAGGCCGAGCACGGGTTGGCTGAAGAACCTTATGAGTATTTTCTTTTCGGCCTGACCCTGCCTCGGCAGGAGCTTTACGCGCGCATCGAGACTCGGACTAGGGAGATGTTCGCCTCGGGCCTGATCCAAGAGGTGGAAGGGCTTCTGGCCCGCGGCTACTCCACCCAGCTCAAACCATTACAGGCCATTGGTTACAGGCAGGTGGTACAGTACCTGACCGGGAAGATAGATCGGACCGAGGCCGAGGCCGAGGTGATAAAACAGACCAAACGCTATGCCAAACGTCAGCTGACCTGGCTCAGGTCCCAGCCGCGCCTGACATGGCTTTCAAGCGGTTTGACCGATGCCTTACACAAGGCCTTGGCTGGTTTCTGGGCAAGATAA
- the mutL gene encoding DNA mismatch repair endonuclease MutL, protein MASVRLLSEQLINRIAAGEVIERPASVLKELLENSLDAEAGRIEIEAQAGGRRLIMVLDDGAGMAPDDLLLAVERHATSKLSEDSDLLRIKTLGFRGEALPSIGAVSRLTLTSAANTNGAGRRIRLSGGKVLAVEEASRSRGTTVEVRDLFFNVPARRKFLKSAQTEAAHLAEMVQRYALGRPELRLIYRHNSQEVVATSPSEEPLARVARVLGREVAKKLFPFKGVMTDITLSGFLGRPEMDRSRASAIYIYVNGRPVMDRLLMRAIMEAYHGRLMSGRYPVAIIFLKLDPEAVDINVHPAKAQVRFRQPGEVMKAAVDIMSQALGKDHRPLSAPAASLPLDYAKAGSSFVQPAVAEALAWKEGADRKTWQTGLPRPPQPALDQDLTMEAERQGLRAIGVLHNTYILAQGPDGLYIIDQHAAHERVLFERLEAEIAGGDLASQQLLMPVTFEVSPTQAVGLQGLLQDLARFGFDIEPFGGQTFVLRAVPAVLAGKDPNKVMGEIIDEVDSLRPEAGLARIEEALMQTVTCHSAVKAGDDLTLEEMDQLLADLGRTKVRTHCPHGRPLIYLVELKELEKKFRRT, encoded by the coding sequence TTGGCCTCCGTAAGACTGCTGTCTGAACAGCTTATCAACCGTATCGCTGCGGGCGAGGTGATCGAGCGGCCGGCCTCGGTGCTGAAGGAGCTGCTTGAGAACAGCCTGGACGCGGAGGCAGGGCGCATCGAGATAGAGGCCCAGGCTGGCGGTCGCCGCCTAATCATGGTCTTGGATGACGGTGCTGGCATGGCCCCGGATGATTTGCTGTTGGCCGTGGAAAGGCACGCTACCAGCAAGCTTTCCGAAGACTCCGATCTGCTCCGCATTAAGACCCTGGGTTTTCGCGGCGAGGCGCTGCCTAGTATCGGCGCTGTTTCCCGTCTGACTCTGACTTCGGCCGCCAATACTAATGGAGCTGGCCGACGTATCCGCCTCTCCGGGGGAAAGGTGCTTGCGGTTGAGGAGGCCTCCCGGAGCCGGGGAACCACGGTCGAAGTGCGGGATTTGTTCTTCAACGTCCCGGCCAGGCGAAAATTTTTAAAGAGCGCTCAGACCGAGGCCGCTCACCTGGCCGAAATGGTCCAGCGTTACGCCCTTGGCCGCCCGGAGCTCCGGCTCATATACAGGCACAACTCGCAGGAGGTGGTGGCCACCAGCCCGAGTGAGGAGCCCTTGGCCAGGGTGGCCCGTGTCTTGGGCCGGGAGGTGGCTAAAAAGCTTTTCCCCTTTAAAGGCGTGATGACCGACATTACCCTTTCCGGGTTCCTCGGCCGGCCCGAGATGGACCGCAGCCGGGCCAGCGCTATCTATATCTATGTCAACGGCCGTCCGGTCATGGATCGTCTCCTGATGAGGGCCATCATGGAAGCCTATCACGGCCGGCTCATGAGCGGCCGATATCCCGTGGCCATTATCTTCCTGAAGCTCGACCCTGAGGCCGTGGATATCAATGTTCATCCGGCCAAGGCTCAAGTGCGCTTCCGCCAGCCGGGAGAGGTCATGAAGGCGGCCGTGGACATCATGTCGCAGGCCCTGGGTAAAGATCATCGTCCGCTGTCGGCTCCAGCAGCCTCCCTGCCTCTGGATTATGCAAAGGCGGGCTCATCGTTTGTTCAGCCAGCCGTGGCCGAAGCCTTGGCCTGGAAGGAAGGCGCTGACCGGAAGACCTGGCAGACAGGACTTCCAAGGCCTCCGCAGCCGGCCCTGGACCAGGACCTGACCATGGAAGCGGAAAGACAGGGGCTGCGGGCCATAGGCGTGCTTCACAACACCTATATCCTGGCGCAGGGACCGGACGGGCTATACATTATTGATCAACATGCAGCCCATGAGCGCGTTCTTTTTGAACGTCTGGAAGCTGAAATAGCCGGCGGTGATCTGGCGAGCCAACAGCTGCTCATGCCCGTCACCTTCGAGGTTTCGCCGACCCAGGCCGTGGGGCTTCAAGGCTTGCTTCAGGATCTGGCCCGCTTTGGTTTTGATATCGAACCTTTTGGCGGCCAAACCTTTGTCCTCAGGGCCGTGCCAGCGGTATTGGCGGGTAAGGACCCGAATAAAGTCATGGGTGAGATCATTGATGAGGTGGACAGCTTGCGCCCCGAGGCGGGCCTGGCCCGGATCGAAGAGGCCTTGATGCAGACCGTTACCTGTCACAGCGCCGTCAAGGCCGGTGACGATCTGACGCTTGAGGAAATGGATCAGCTTCTGGCCGATTTGGGCCGGACAAAAGTTCGCACGCACTGCCCCCATGGACGGCCCCTCATTTATCTTGTTGAGCTTAAGGAACTTGAGAAAAAGTTCAGGCGAACCTGA
- the truA gene encoding tRNA pseudouridine(38-40) synthase TruA, with amino-acid sequence MGAELKAGSERSYKLVMEYDGTGLAGWQRQKDQPSIQGYIELAFSRLTNEKAAVIGAGRTDAGVHARGQVAHFKTRSRLGRRELLRGANALLPRQIAVLSLEEAPPDFHARYQARSKIYDYDLYIAPVRSTLNRLYSWHIPSGLDLGAMSQALESLRGEHDFTSFQSTGSSTGSAKRRIFTAGLSSRPDGLVRITLEGDGFLRHMVRAIVGTLVEVGRGQVSPEGFERILKAKDRSLAGMTAPAHGLCLREVRY; translated from the coding sequence ATGGGCGCTGAGCTTAAGGCCGGTTCGGAACGCAGTTATAAACTGGTAATGGAGTATGATGGGACCGGCCTGGCCGGGTGGCAGCGCCAGAAGGACCAGCCCAGCATCCAGGGTTATATCGAGCTCGCCTTTTCCAGGCTGACCAATGAAAAGGCGGCTGTAATCGGCGCCGGACGGACGGACGCCGGTGTGCACGCTCGAGGCCAGGTGGCTCACTTCAAAACAAGATCCCGTTTAGGCCGGAGGGAACTCCTCCGGGGCGCCAATGCCTTGCTGCCGCGCCAGATCGCCGTGCTTTCCCTGGAAGAAGCGCCGCCTGATTTTCACGCCCGCTATCAAGCCCGAAGCAAGATTTACGACTATGATCTCTATATCGCCCCGGTTCGTTCAACACTGAACCGGCTCTATAGCTGGCACATCCCTTCAGGACTTGACCTTGGGGCCATGTCTCAGGCCCTCGAGTCCCTGCGAGGGGAGCATGACTTTACCAGTTTTCAATCCACAGGCAGTTCAACCGGGTCTGCCAAGCGCCGAATATTTACGGCCGGTCTTTCTTCAAGACCGGACGGTTTGGTGCGGATTACATTGGAAGGAGACGGATTTTTGCGTCATATGGTCAGGGCCATTGTCGGAACCTTGGTGGAAGTCGGTCGAGGTCAGGTCAGCCCGGAAGGGTTCGAGAGGATCCTCAAGGCCAAAGACCGCTCCCTGGCTGGAATGACCGCCCCGGCCCACGGGCTTTGTTTGCGTGAAGTGAGATATTAG
- a CDS encoding N-acetyl-gamma-glutamyl-phosphate reductase, which translates to MVKVALVGASGYTGLELLRLLAVHPEAEIVAVTSRKLTGQRVSDVFPSLAGRLGGLDNLIFEPPEAQALKARADFFFTAVPHRTAMEIVPSLLQGGGKVVDLSADFRFKDASVYEEWYERHLAPELLSESVYGLPELHRDRIRTARLVGNPGCYPTGVILALAPLLKNGLIEAEGIIADSKSGVSGAGRGLNMTTQYCEIDDGLMAYKVTGHRHTPEIEQELGLLAGRPLIVSFTPHLVPLSRGILSTVYAALTKDQTDEELSAVITEYYRDEIFVRVRKAGDLPHTLDVRGTNFCDLSAFVDQRTGRVKVVSVIDNLTRGASGQAVCNMNLMLGLAEETGLLELGLRP; encoded by the coding sequence ATGGTAAAGGTGGCACTTGTTGGAGCCAGCGGCTACACCGGCCTTGAACTGCTCAGGCTTCTGGCCGTCCACCCTGAAGCCGAAATCGTGGCCGTCACCTCTCGAAAGCTGACCGGCCAAAGGGTTTCAGACGTCTTCCCCTCCCTGGCCGGGCGCCTCGGGGGGCTGGACAATTTAATTTTTGAACCCCCGGAAGCTCAGGCTCTGAAGGCCCGGGCCGACTTTTTCTTTACCGCCGTTCCGCACCGAACCGCCATGGAGATTGTGCCGTCCTTGCTGCAAGGGGGCGGGAAGGTGGTGGACCTTTCGGCCGACTTTCGCTTCAAGGACGCCTCGGTTTATGAGGAATGGTATGAGCGGCATCTGGCCCCGGAGCTCCTGTCCGAATCGGTTTACGGGCTGCCAGAGCTTCACCGGGACCGGATCAGAACCGCCCGTCTGGTGGGGAATCCCGGGTGTTATCCCACCGGCGTCATCCTGGCCCTGGCGCCGCTTTTGAAGAACGGCCTCATCGAAGCGGAGGGGATCATCGCCGACTCAAAGTCCGGTGTCAGCGGGGCCGGGCGGGGGCTGAACATGACGACCCAGTATTGTGAGATTGATGACGGATTAATGGCCTATAAGGTCACGGGGCATCGTCACACTCCGGAGATTGAACAGGAGCTTGGCCTGCTGGCCGGGCGTCCCCTGATCGTCAGTTTCACCCCTCACCTGGTGCCTCTGTCGCGGGGAATCCTGAGCACGGTTTATGCTGCCTTGACCAAAGACCAGACCGATGAAGAGCTTTCGGCTGTCATAACCGAGTACTACAGGGATGAGATCTTTGTTCGGGTTCGGAAAGCCGGGGACCTGCCGCACACCCTGGATGTTCGTGGCACCAATTTCTGCGACCTGAGCGCTTTTGTTGACCAGAGAACCGGGCGGGTCAAGGTGGTTTCAGTCATTGACAACCTGACGCGAGGCGCCTCGGGTCAGGCAGTCTGCAACATGAACCTGATGCTGGGTCTGGCTGAGGAAACAGGCTTGTTGGAGCTAGGCCTCAGACCTTAA
- the rpsI gene encoding 30S ribosomal protein S9, with translation MTAQDRYYATGKRKTSVARVWMSPGEGKFQINKRDLDDYLPRETLKAIINQPLALTRTRGQFDFYILTHGGGISGQAGAIKHGITKALLEYNPEFRTILKKAGFLTRDARKKERKKYGQRGARARYQYSKR, from the coding sequence ATGACGGCCCAGGACCGTTACTATGCTACTGGCAAGCGCAAAACCTCGGTGGCCCGCGTTTGGATGTCGCCGGGCGAGGGAAAGTTTCAGATAAACAAGCGGGACCTAGATGACTACCTTCCCCGGGAAACGCTCAAGGCCATTATCAACCAGCCCCTCGCCCTGACCAGGACCAGGGGTCAGTTTGATTTTTATATCCTTACCCATGGTGGGGGAATCTCCGGGCAGGCCGGCGCCATCAAGCATGGCATTACCAAGGCCCTTTTGGAGTACAATCCGGAATTCAGAACGATCCTTAAAAAGGCTGGATTCTTGACCCGGGACGCCAGGAAGAAGGAACGAAAAAAGTATGGTCAGCGAGGTGCGCGCGCCCGGTACCAGTATTCGAAACGCTAA
- the rplM gene encoding 50S ribosomal protein L13, which translates to MSRTFVAKETETEKKWYVVDADGKVLGRLAAEIAKRLRGKHKPVFTPHADTGDFVIVVNAEKVRLTGGKLDQKMYYRYSGYIGGLKQISARKQLEKKPEELLRHAIKGMLPKNSLGRRQFKKLKVYAGPDHPHQAQQPESLEI; encoded by the coding sequence ATGAGCCGTACTTTTGTGGCTAAGGAAACGGAAACAGAAAAGAAATGGTACGTGGTTGATGCTGATGGCAAAGTCCTTGGCCGCCTGGCCGCCGAAATTGCCAAACGCCTTCGAGGTAAACACAAACCTGTCTTTACTCCCCATGCGGACACCGGTGACTTCGTTATCGTTGTCAATGCAGAAAAGGTTCGTCTGACCGGGGGTAAGCTGGACCAGAAAATGTATTACCGTTACTCCGGCTATATAGGCGGCCTGAAGCAAATATCGGCCCGTAAACAGTTGGAAAAAAAACCAGAGGAACTCCTGCGGCATGCGATCAAGGGCATGCTGCCTAAGAACAGTCTGGGCCGGCGTCAGTTCAAGAAACTAAAGGTTTACGCCGGGCCGGATCACCCGCATCAGGCCCAACAGCCTGAGTCTCTGGAGATTTAG
- a CDS encoding ABC transporter permease, with protein sequence MQAVGFGTRIRWQLNSALAIAAKDARIYYLKPPVLIFGIVFPIFIFSAFIIGRNISADILLPGLIGMTLIFTASSSTPGIAPWETARMTLERLISTPASIAAIISGDILAGFLYGLFITLVALFIGVLILGASIISPLILAADIIISAFCFAALGSLLSTLPTDNPSNIMLVSNLVRLPLLFISGVFIPIERLPSWGKAISAFSPLTYSCDLARHALLGDGYFPVPFGLSVLLAFTVGFYFIGIQIHKKSMPLRLS encoded by the coding sequence ATGCAGGCTGTTGGTTTTGGGACCCGGATAAGGTGGCAGCTAAATTCTGCCTTGGCCATTGCCGCCAAAGACGCGCGAATCTATTACCTCAAACCGCCTGTTCTGATTTTCGGTATCGTTTTCCCTATCTTCATCTTCAGTGCGTTTATCATCGGAAGAAATATTTCCGCGGACATCCTTCTGCCCGGTCTCATCGGTATGACCCTCATTTTCACCGCCTCGTCCTCCACCCCTGGTATCGCCCCCTGGGAAACCGCCCGCATGACACTGGAACGCTTGATCTCAACCCCGGCCTCCATCGCAGCCATTATCTCGGGAGACATCTTGGCCGGGTTTTTATACGGGCTGTTTATTACCCTGGTGGCGCTGTTTATCGGCGTCCTCATCCTGGGCGCGAGCATAATCAGCCCGCTCATCCTGGCGGCCGATATTATTATTTCTGCTTTTTGCTTCGCGGCCCTGGGCAGCCTGCTCTCCACCTTGCCCACGGATAACCCTTCCAACATCATGCTGGTCTCAAATCTGGTCAGGCTGCCTCTCCTGTTCATCAGCGGGGTCTTCATTCCTATTGAACGCCTGCCATCCTGGGGCAAGGCGATCTCGGCCTTCTCCCCGCTGACCTACTCCTGCGATCTGGCGCGGCATGCGCTTCTGGGGGATGGATATTTTCCGGTTCCATTTGGTCTGTCCGTTTTGCTGGCCTTCACCGTGGGCTTCTATTTCATCGGCATACAAATTCATAAAAAAAGCATGCCTCTCAGGCTGTCCTAA
- a CDS encoding ATP-binding cassette domain-containing protein — MEAAIKVSSLSKSFGNFVAVNSISFEVKEGEIFGFLGPNGAGKTTTQRMLTGILRPSGGTIEIMGYNLSKHPTAAKMIMGVVPEMSNTYIDLSAWENLMLMGRLYQVKKRKRKQKARELLDLFGLLDKKDLKTKVFSKGMKQRLTLAAALMNEPQLLFLDEPTAGLDVQSTRLIRNLIMELNQNGATVFLTTHNIEEANLMCERVAIINNGEIVAIDRPSNLRNAIDSAQSVEIAFNNVIDDLKPLKALGDISEVRKEGDKIRLYTNRPGDVACQLAKYAEMNQLKVLALNTRGPSLEDVFVYLTDS, encoded by the coding sequence ATGGAAGCTGCGATCAAGGTCTCCTCTTTAAGCAAATCCTTTGGTAATTTTGTGGCCGTAAACAGCATCAGCTTTGAAGTCAAAGAGGGTGAAATCTTCGGGTTCCTCGGGCCGAACGGCGCCGGGAAGACAACCACGCAGAGGATGCTGACCGGTATTTTACGACCAAGCGGCGGCACGATTGAAATCATGGGCTACAATTTGTCAAAGCATCCCACCGCGGCCAAAATGATAATGGGTGTCGTCCCGGAGATGTCAAACACCTATATTGACCTGTCGGCCTGGGAAAACCTGATGCTCATGGGGCGGCTCTATCAGGTGAAAAAAAGGAAGAGAAAGCAAAAAGCCCGTGAGCTGCTCGACCTCTTCGGACTGCTGGATAAAAAAGACCTCAAGACAAAGGTCTTTTCCAAGGGCATGAAACAACGGCTCACCCTGGCCGCGGCCCTGATGAACGAGCCGCAGCTTCTCTTTCTGGACGAACCCACGGCCGGCCTTGACGTCCAGAGCACGCGGCTCATTAGAAACCTTATCATGGAATTGAACCAAAACGGCGCCACTGTCTTTTTAACGACACACAACATTGAGGAGGCCAACCTTATGTGCGAGCGGGTGGCCATCATCAATAACGGTGAAATCGTTGCCATTGATCGGCCCTCCAACCTCAGAAACGCCATAGACAGCGCCCAGTCCGTGGAGATCGCTTTTAACAACGTCATAGACGATCTTAAGCCTCTAAAGGCCCTGGGTGACATCAGCGAGGTTAGAAAAGAAGGGGATAAGATCAGGCTTTATACGAACAGACCGGGCGATGTAGCCTGTCAGCTCGCCAAATACGCGGAGATGAATCAGCTCAAGGTCCTGGCTTTGAACACCCGGGGGCCGAGCCTGGAGGACGTTTTCGTCTATCTTACGGATAGCTAA
- the tsaA gene encoding tRNA (N6-threonylcarbamoyladenosine(37)-N6)-methyltransferase TrmO: MGIEMEPIGFVSTDAKNMPRNYNVSDVEGKLVIDEAFLDGLREIEAGQRIYVIFHFHQSPKFTSRFMRIRPPIRDREMGVFSTHSPFRPNPIGLSLLEVLKTNGNVIHVKGLDMLDKTPILDIKPEVCPDPSNKQV, encoded by the coding sequence ATGGGCATCGAAATGGAACCGATCGGTTTCGTATCCACTGACGCAAAAAATATGCCCCGTAACTACAACGTATCGGATGTGGAGGGGAAATTAGTCATTGATGAAGCCTTTCTGGACGGACTCAGAGAAATCGAGGCCGGTCAGCGCATCTATGTTATTTTCCATTTCCATCAAAGCCCCAAGTTCACTTCACGGTTCATGAGGATCAGGCCCCCGATCCGTGACAGGGAGATGGGAGTTTTCAGCACCCATTCGCCGTTCCGGCCCAACCCTATCGGGCTGTCGCTTCTGGAAGTTCTTAAAACTAACGGTAATGTCATCCACGTCAAGGGGCTGGACATGCTGGATAAAACGCCCATTCTGGATATCAAGCCTGAGGTGTGTCCAGATCCGAGCAATAAACAGGTTTAG